The Spinacia oleracea cultivar Varoflay chromosome 2, BTI_SOV_V1, whole genome shotgun sequence DNA segment GAAACCTGCTTCTTGCAGTttcttcacctcttcggcgatagctttgttcttctccgaggagtaattcctTTTTTTCTGTTTGATTGGTCGAGCCTCGACattgacatccagcttgtgacagatcatctccggatctatccctggcatatcggctgctgaccatgcaaaaatgtctttgtgatccctcagCAACCGGATTAGATCAATTCGGAGTCCCGAGCTTAGGCCTCTGCCTATTCGGACATTTCTGTCTGAATCATCTTCCAGGGGGACGTTCTcaatttcttgatctggttcgggagagAGGGTTTCTGGTCGAGCATCAACCTCTACGGGTTTTATCAGACTGCTCGGCCCCGCCTTTCTCCTCTTTGCATGATTTCCTCTTTCGGGGGGGATACTTTTCTCATCCTCATCTTTGGGACTGTCTCCTAGCTTCGGTTTTCGGATGGTAGTGTGACAGGTTGATCTTGCCACCTCCTGGTCACCTTTTATCCGTTCGGCGAaacctgcatccgagacgtacatCATCATCTGGTGGTACGTGGATGAGATTGCAtgtatcttgtgaatcatggttcgtcccatgatgacATTATATACCGAATCGCAATCCATCACTAAGAACTCTTCACGGACGTTTCTCGCCGCTAGGCCTTGGCCAATGGTAACGGggagggtgatctttcctcgtggaattgctgcggatccgttgaagcCGATCAGCGGGTAACTGACCTTAGTCAGTGACTCCTCTCCTTCCTCAAGGATGagttgctcgaagcagtttctgaagatgatgttgacggcgCTTCCTCCATCGACCAGTACTCTGTGAacgttgtggttgttgagatccatttcAATTACCAACGGGTCGTCGTGTTTGTACTGGGTTCCGAGGCAATCATCAGCAGTAaaagtcatgttcggggggtgtagGCTGGTTCTCCCCTACagtgctgaagttgactcggtgggagagAGCCCTCAAGTGTTGCTTGCTGGCGTGGCCGGATCTTTGTCCTCCGAACACCACGAGAATTGGTTTTTTCTTTTGCCCTTCGGTCTCATGGACTCTTCTCTGGGCCTGCTCTTGTAGTTTTCCAGAtgttgctttttctttttcttccctcTCCGTTCTTCGGTCGAGCAAGTATTGCTTTAGGTAGCCTCGGCGGATGAGGTCCTCGATGTTGTCCTTCAGCGAGTTTCACTCCTCGGTGGTAtggccgaagtcatcgtggaattcacaccacttgttcttgtttctacGAAGGGGGTTTGATCTGAGCTTGTCTGGtagcttccacttttcatcgTCCTTGTGGAGGCTGAAAATTTCTCTTCGGGGTATGgtgagtggagtgtagttagtgtacttgggttgaaattcacccTTCTTCCCGTCTTTCTTTGGGCTTGCCTCTCTCGCGcccaccttctctttcccctttctcGAGTTGCCCTCGGGCTTACTCTGATTCATCTTGGTATCCCTCGTATCCGAGGGACCTTTCAACCTTGCTgctgccttgttgaactcttccgttctgatgaacgcatctgccATTTGAAGTACGTCAactattttggaggggtttttcattgaCAGTTTATCTCGGAATTTCCCCTCCTAGAGTGCGTGCTTCATGGCGAAGATTGCTACGTCTGGCTGCAGGTTCGGGATGTTAGTTGATtctttcatgaatctggccatgaagtccCGAAGACTTTCATCTCGTTCCTGTTGTATGGAGGTTAGCTCTGCGGTAGTTCGTTcagggcgattgttgctcacaaattgtACGCAGAACCTCTtcttcagctttttccagcttttgatcgatccTTTTGGCAGCGACCTGAACCATTCTCCTGCAACTCCtgtcagcgtggttgggaagtatttgcaccaacaagCCTCGGAGTAGGGGCttaagaacatttgctgctcgtaggagatgacgtgATCCCTCAGATCCGTAATCCCGCTGAATGTTAAGTGTGCTGGTAGCCTAAATTTAGGGATCTCCTCCATAACAATATCATTTGAGAACGGGGAAGATGTTGGGGTCATGATCCTCTTTCCTAGCCTCGCCCTGATACCTTCGCTCCTCGAGTTTCCTCTGTGGGATTGTTCGGGGGCGTGTAGAGGGCTAGGAGTTCGATCactcctccttcttcttctcgACTGGCCACTAGCTTCGGTTTGCCTACTGGATCTACTGGTACTGCCTAGCCTATCATGGACCAAAGGGCGCAACCTACTGtgtaccgagcttcggatccgagtgcggTCACTTGCCCCGCTTTGGAGAGCTTGCGGTGTTAGAGATGGTGTTTCAAACCATTCTGGCTGCTGTTCTACCCTTTGTTGCGTATCCCATGTACTCTCTGTCCATCTTGTCGTTAAGTGTGTCCCCGACATTGAAGGGAGAGTGCGTTCGGGTCTCGCAGTTTCTTCGTTAGACGGTGGCTTGTTCAGCAGAAGTTGTCGCCTGATTCTCCTCGCTTCTCGGCGATCCACTGCCTGTGCCTGTtctttctcattgaagaggaaattCTGCATGATAGTCATGGCTGCGGCGAGCTCTTCTCGAGAAGGGAGTGGAGGTCTGCTAGCTGTTGCGGCGGTAGCCCTTGTCGGCTGTGATCTCGCCACTGATTGCAGTTGCTCCCCCTCGTCGGATCCTGAATCCATTTGGACAAGGACATCGTCCTGGTTGTCATTGTTGGGAATTTCCATTTTTCAAGTGAAAAATCGGGTGTTTttcaaggctttgaagtgttatTCCCCACAGatggcgccaaattgttccggtgttgaagtggatggaacaatgggcttcgaatgaaggcccttttgagtgtgttgaagatcttgctagcttgaaTGAGTAATGttcgaattcacctgcacaaagacaaagttactagcctcgggggtgtttccgaggaaagcccctctgatgcctaagtaagaacaatgctcggattctagagagagaagttctctagagagtagtcttaaggcaataaattggacgtaccttgaggtgtgagccttggcggcctatttatagtgtttgtataATAAATGTCcacataggtcatttattgtttGGTGGGCATTGGGCCTTGCTGGCTAGACAACCTTTTTGGAGTGTttgtgggtttgatgttgttgtattgagccattgggctttggacttaagaGCCCAATTAGTagccaattgggagcccaaacaattcCTAACagataatttaattaatatcaCATGTACTAGTTATGAAAGTGTACGTGTTATAATGATTAGGATATGCATATGAAAAAGTATTTTATTAATCGTCAATTAGAATATAAGTATACATCATAAAATTCAACTATGAATAGAAAAAGTTATCAAACTAATGGGAAATCATACactctttattaaaatattaattgaaatttttatttgttaAACATTGGAATAAATTTCCAGGGTCTTATTATGCTGTACCGAACATTCTTTTCATCCGCATTACTTCCTCATGACTTAAAAGTGTGATTTGCTCAGCTATATCAGCAGGTAAATTACCAGCAAACAAAGAGGGAGTAGTGAGTTGCAATGCTGGGTTCGCACCATTCAAACTAACAAATGCAGTAGCCGGAGTTCTACCAACATTGATTTGGAAGTGAAGCATTGCTTGTGGAAAGACCATCACATCACCAACTTGTAATCTTTTATAGTATGCGGTGTTGTTTGCATCAATAAATCCGGCGATGATTGATCCTTTGGCCAAAATAAGAACTTCTGATGTACGATGGGAGTGTAGTGGGATAACTCCACCAGCGCCAAAGTCTAACCTTGCCATCGAGATGCCTAAACCATTTAAGGCTGGGAATGCATCTGAAAATGCTAGAGTCACATTATTTCCGAAGACGTTTGAAATGGTTCTTTCACCACGGAAACCAGTGTAAACAAAATCATCAGTTGTGACACTAGTAGGATCTTTGCAAGCATATCCTTCAGGGCCTCTAGGGAGACTAGGATCCCCAACACAAAAGTCGAGTTCTATTGCATGAGAAAGAGAGGCTAGGAGGCCAAAGACGATGAAATATGAAAGATTGTTCATTCTGTAAGATAATATATAGTTGTTGTGAGATCGTCTATGTAAATGTTTAAGGGTGGGTTTAGTATTGTGGATTGGTTTCTTGCATTTTCATAACAACATTGGGTGCCCTTTATATAGAGAACCTATAGTCCTATAGGAATGTAGGATGCTACTTCGTATTGTTTATCAAATAAGTTGACTTTGGTATGAATGTCAACGTCGTATGCAAAAAAGGACCAAAATGACGTGGCTCTTGACATCTTCACATCTAGAAATAGAAATTCTTGAAACCCATCCAATAATTTTATCATCATCATTGTTTGAATTTGAAGTGTTTTAAATTATGTATGGATTTTATTTTGATAAAATTAAATATGGTCAACATTTTTATACGAGGGTACACTCGAAAAATATATGCATCTACGTAGTATTAAAACTTAATTCAAAGTATAACTATTTAGTCTTTGAGCCGACACTTGCACATTGAACGGAAACTTCACCTGAATTGCTCATCTAGTTAATTAACTATATTAACAACGCacataaaacttaattcaaAGTATAACTAGTTGGTTTATCGGGTTCGGATAATGTCTCGGATTTAGATTATGGTTATACCTTTTTGTAAGTGGAATTTGGGGCCGGATAAATATTGTACTTACTCCGTCCCTTAAATATcgcttcattttgttttttacactatatACAATAACTTTTAGTCATCTTTTATAATTCATacgtaagaaaaaatatagttgCGGGGTTCCTTGTTAGTTCGTctcgatatatatttttcaaatatcaaatttttataatttttacttatacctAATTCTGTATATTTAGAGTTAAATAATATATTGGTGAATGTAAAGTCAATCATGTTGCAATATATAAGGAAAATATATGTTCTTTTAGAAAGATAACATATAAGTTAATTAATAGAGCCGAATGGTTAAAAGTTAATATAGCTGCATGGTTAAGAATTTATTGTTCAAACATGAGGTTGTGGGTTAGATTTCTCATTTAACCACGCATTTTTAATGCACATTATAGATATTTACCGCTTTTTGATGGCATGAAGtgtaaattttctcataatcactttgtattattttgttatttgttatgaaCTACTCCctatgtttctttttgttcttaatttatgtttttctttttgggtatttcaaaatgttctttacattttattttgtattatcacataaatgttttaatattctatcaaaatttgtatccaacgattattttaaccaattaaatttgtTGGGTCATTTAATATCTCACACTTTTCTATAGGGACATTAaacttttctcattttcccaataagatttttgataaaagtgaaaacattataaataaacgtaattttccttgtttaaattaaaaaaaatagaggaatctcaatgcacattaatgagacgttaataaacgtgcaaaaggccaaacgtaaagaactaaagaaacggagggagtagtttttagtttttaccCCGTGCGATACATgagttttttaatttaaaaattcgggCAAAAGATAATTGTTTTTTGTCTAGTCTGAATAATTGAATAGATTGTTGTTAAAATGAGCCCTTATAACTTGAATGGTGTGGTGCCTATAATGTGTACCCATACAACTAATACTTTGACGCATCACGCATCACGCATATATTGacgtcaaaacaataataggaTGTCACTAAACGAAAACTGTACGAGAACCTCCATCTCATTTCAGGTACACATA contains these protein-coding regions:
- the LOC110797670 gene encoding auxin-binding protein ABP19a-like, translating into MNNLSYFIVFGLLASLSHAIELDFCVGDPSLPRGPEGYACKDPTSVTTDDFVYTGFRGERTISNVFGNNVTLAFSDAFPALNGLGISMARLDFGAGGVIPLHSHRTSEVLILAKGSIIAGFIDANNTAYYKRLQVGDVMVFPQAMLHFQINVGRTPATAFVSLNGANPALQLTTPSLFAGNLPADIAEQITLLSHEEVMRMKRMFGTA